In the genome of Eggerthella sp. YY7918, one region contains:
- a CDS encoding FAD-dependent oxidoreductase, which translates to MTHVNDGFSRRDFLKGAGVAATAVAAVGLAGCAGSGEAVKKADQISWDRETEVLVLGFGGAGAVSAVAAHEEGAEVLILEKAPKEGGGTTRISTGYSSIVLDPKGAVEYLHHQVKGLTPDEVFEAYAQEGATLMEWFDDHGLTYTDVSSVLGSDYKNWPGSDAFGAVGFTDANGVNSGTAVFDWATKYMEDNGIEIVFDAQAYQLVQNSETKEIIGVRARHSDGSEIAVHAKKAVIMCTGGFECNDQMIGNYLVPSPLAREGWMFNTGDGIKMAQEVCADLWHMNMLDAYGVTFTAPGDITGRFGLNGSTCTTGSFMWINRNGKRFMCENPSNIGTPLAHRSVNMFARFDDIPGSLPQGYDSSYRDVPFYLLIDQKQFDAAPLYDNNQNAGCGLIDKELGGVEPWSDDNKAELEKGWILKGDTIEKIVKKMNENSKDEGFHMDPAELQATIDTYNADCAAGVDSQFARPAVVNDVPNLVPLDTPPYYALRLMPCMNTTKGGPVKNAKAQILDIHGEVIPRLYEAGTLGHTAAQVYCIFGANLAECFNFGRIAGRNAAAETPLEA; encoded by the coding sequence ATGACGCACGTAAACGATGGATTCTCACGCAGGGATTTCCTCAAAGGAGCTGGCGTTGCGGCGACGGCGGTCGCGGCGGTAGGTCTTGCGGGATGTGCGGGCTCTGGTGAGGCGGTAAAAAAGGCTGACCAGATAAGTTGGGATCGCGAAACCGAAGTACTTGTTCTCGGCTTTGGCGGTGCGGGTGCGGTATCCGCTGTGGCTGCTCACGAGGAAGGGGCTGAGGTTCTCATTCTTGAAAAGGCCCCCAAGGAAGGCGGCGGTACGACGCGCATTTCGACAGGCTATTCTTCAATCGTGCTTGACCCCAAAGGCGCTGTTGAATACTTGCACCATCAGGTGAAGGGACTTACTCCCGATGAGGTGTTCGAAGCCTATGCGCAAGAGGGCGCCACGTTGATGGAGTGGTTTGACGACCACGGTCTCACCTATACCGACGTGTCGAGCGTGCTCGGTTCAGACTACAAGAATTGGCCCGGCTCGGACGCATTCGGCGCTGTCGGATTCACCGATGCTAATGGCGTGAACAGCGGTACGGCCGTGTTTGATTGGGCGACGAAGTATATGGAGGACAACGGCATCGAGATCGTTTTCGACGCTCAGGCCTATCAGCTTGTTCAAAACTCCGAGACGAAAGAGATTATCGGCGTGCGTGCGCGTCATTCCGATGGGTCGGAAATTGCCGTACATGCCAAGAAAGCCGTCATCATGTGCACGGGTGGTTTTGAGTGCAATGACCAGATGATCGGCAACTATCTGGTCCCCTCGCCGCTTGCGCGTGAAGGTTGGATGTTCAATACCGGCGACGGCATCAAGATGGCTCAAGAAGTTTGCGCAGATCTGTGGCACATGAACATGCTCGATGCATACGGTGTCACGTTTACTGCACCAGGGGATATAACGGGTCGTTTCGGCCTGAATGGGTCTACCTGCACCACGGGCAGCTTTATGTGGATCAATCGTAACGGCAAGCGCTTCATGTGCGAGAATCCGTCCAATATCGGTACGCCTCTCGCGCATCGCAGCGTAAATATGTTTGCACGTTTCGACGATATTCCCGGCTCGTTACCGCAGGGATATGATTCGTCGTATCGCGATGTGCCCTTCTATCTGCTCATCGATCAAAAACAGTTCGACGCAGCACCGCTTTATGACAACAACCAGAATGCTGGATGCGGGCTCATCGATAAAGAGTTGGGCGGTGTCGAGCCGTGGAGCGACGACAACAAAGCGGAACTCGAAAAAGGCTGGATTCTTAAGGGCGATACCATCGAAAAAATCGTCAAAAAGATGAATGAGAACAGCAAGGACGAAGGCTTCCACATGGATCCGGCCGAACTTCAGGCCACCATTGACACCTACAACGCCGACTGTGCGGCTGGCGTAGATTCTCAGTTCGCACGCCCCGCGGTGGTCAACGATGTTCCCAATTTGGTTCCGCTCGATACGCCGCCGTACTACGCGCTTCGTCTCATGCCCTGCATGAATACCACGAAGGGCGGCCCAGTGAAGAACGCGAAGGCGCAGATTCTTGATATCCATGGCGAGGTTATTCCTCGTTTGTATGAAGCGGGAACGTTGGGCCATACCGCCGCGCAGGTGTACTGCATCTTCGGTGCGAATCTGGCCGAATGCTTCAACTTTGGCAGGATTGCCGGACGCAATGCAGCGGCCGAGACGCCGCTTGAGGCATAG
- a CDS encoding MarR family winged helix-turn-helix transcriptional regulator, with protein sequence MIHEEVLFTLQMATVVSALHQEVASIVRTSYGLSYLAFCLTASVHSHGGRMPLSNLPHNVLAQPNSVAVAANASVRRGYLSKVRRDDDQRAVELLETSAGEAILKEGFDTIYHHFKATAWRRCTASDIEAIACVSAAAAIGLGIDSIEDNTRLHAVVTPASLMGIMALLRRWEDVVRTFSGLSLAEYRCLAFLEHRSTSLSCADIADGLRLDRSTVSSLVSRLSRAGLVSTRQGTDRRSRLIALTDRGKVAAALVTARLGDATAEAHAALNPELKAKANELHMRMYTTYCS encoded by the coding sequence GTGATCCACGAAGAAGTGCTGTTCACCCTTCAGATGGCAACGGTTGTCAGCGCACTTCATCAGGAGGTTGCAAGCATCGTTCGTACTTCATACGGTTTAAGTTACCTGGCGTTCTGTTTAACGGCTTCGGTCCATTCACATGGAGGACGCATGCCGCTGTCTAATCTTCCCCACAATGTTCTTGCGCAGCCGAATTCGGTGGCGGTGGCCGCAAATGCGTCCGTACGGCGCGGCTACTTGTCAAAGGTTCGCCGTGACGATGATCAGCGCGCGGTTGAATTGTTGGAAACTTCTGCCGGCGAAGCTATATTAAAAGAAGGATTCGACACTATCTATCACCACTTCAAAGCTACGGCGTGGCGTCGTTGTACGGCAAGCGATATTGAGGCTATTGCCTGTGTGTCGGCCGCCGCAGCGATCGGTCTGGGCATCGATTCGATCGAGGACAACACGCGTCTTCATGCCGTTGTTACGCCTGCAAGCCTTATGGGTATTATGGCGCTGCTCAGACGATGGGAAGACGTAGTCCGCACGTTTTCGGGACTTTCGTTGGCCGAGTATCGCTGCCTTGCGTTTTTGGAGCACCGAAGCACGTCTTTATCGTGTGCCGATATCGCCGATGGGCTTCGGCTCGACAGGAGTACGGTGTCGTCACTTGTTTCTCGGCTATCGCGCGCGGGGCTTGTTTCGACTCGGCAGGGAACGGATCGTCGCAGCAGGTTGATTGCTCTTACGGATCGCGGCAAGGTGGCAGCAGCTCTTGTCACGGCGCGTCTGGGAGACGCTACCGCCGAGGCGCATGCAGCGTTGAACCCTGAGCTGAAAGCTAAAGCCAACGAGCTTCATATGCGCATGTACACCACCTACTGTTCATAA
- a CDS encoding helix-turn-helix domain-containing protein — MTAKTRTELGRRIRVARIKRKLSQEQLALMIGVGRSYLAKIETGKRNPTIDFLEKVAIGLDVTLEELFKEL, encoded by the coding sequence ATGACAGCGAAAACAAGAACAGAGCTGGGCCGAAGAATTCGCGTAGCTCGCATAAAGAGAAAACTGTCCCAAGAGCAACTTGCACTCATGATTGGTGTCGGGCGTTCCTACCTTGCCAAAATTGAAACGGGAAAGCGCAACCCCACCATCGATTTCCTTGAGAAAGTGGCCATAGGACTTGATGTGACGCTTGAGGAATTATTCAAGGAATTGTAG